A region from the Candidatus Cloacimonadota bacterium genome encodes:
- a CDS encoding outer membrane lipoprotein-sorting protein has product MKTIKILSVILIITFVIAFQIKLTAQEKLTALQIVENAINKVQGNTSQGTLNMTIIRPTWSREISMKIWSKGMEYYMIYISSPARDRGQVFLKREEEMWNWIPTISRMVKIPPSMMMQSWMGSDFTNNDLIKLSSFVKDYNHSLIGSEEIDSMACYKIKFEPKETAAVVWGKIVMWISKTEFYQLKIEYFDEYENLVNRELCSNIQQMGDRKLPGKLVMIPVLKKGNKTILEYEKMEFNKPLNENFFSIQNMKRV; this is encoded by the coding sequence ATGAAAACAATAAAAATATTATCTGTAATTCTAATAATCACTTTTGTTATCGCTTTCCAAATAAAACTGACTGCCCAAGAGAAATTAACCGCTTTGCAAATCGTCGAGAATGCGATTAACAAAGTTCAGGGAAACACTTCACAGGGAACTCTTAACATGACAATCATTCGTCCTACTTGGTCGCGGGAAATTAGCATGAAAATCTGGTCAAAAGGCATGGAGTATTATATGATTTACATTTCCTCACCCGCTCGAGACAGGGGACAGGTTTTTCTCAAAAGAGAGGAGGAGATGTGGAACTGGATTCCCACAATCAGCCGTATGGTAAAAATTCCTCCCTCGATGATGATGCAATCTTGGATGGGTTCGGATTTCACCAATAACGATCTGATCAAACTTTCTTCCTTTGTGAAAGATTACAATCATTCCCTTATTGGTTCGGAAGAAATTGATAGTATGGCTTGCTACAAGATAAAATTTGAACCGAAAGAAACCGCCGCTGTTGTCTGGGGAAAAATTGTTATGTGGATTTCCAAAACGGAATTTTATCAATTGAAAATCGAATATTTTGATGAGTATGAAAATCTGGTAAATCGTGAATTATGTTCGAATATTCAGCAAATGGGAGATAGAAAATTACCCGGCAAATTAGTAATGATTCCGGTTCTCAAAAAAGGAAATAAAACAATCTTGGAATATGAAAAAATGGAGTTTAACAAACCTCTCAATGAAAATTTTTTCTCTATCCAGAATATGAAAAGGGT